The following proteins are encoded in a genomic region of Brachypodium distachyon strain Bd21 chromosome 1, Brachypodium_distachyon_v3.0, whole genome shotgun sequence:
- the LOC100826834 gene encoding elongation factor G, mitochondrial encodes MAMARRSASHLLCSFRPFSLLLQPLTDAPTPAAAAAAASARRAMSSASALRARGDDKELARWRESMDRMRNIGISAHIDSGKTTLTERVLYYTGRIHEIHEVRGRDGVGAKMDSMDLEREKGITIQSAATYCTWNDYQVNIIDTPGHVDFTIEVERALRVLDGAILVLCSVGGVQSQSITVDRQMKRYEIPRVAFINKLDRMGADPWKVLNQARSKLRHHSAALQVPIGLEEEFEGLVDLVELKAYNFEGGSGQDVVTSDVPSNMQDLVTDKRRELIEVVSEVDDQLAEAFLNDEPISANELKAAIRRATVARKFIPVYMGSAFKNKGVQPLLNGVLDYLPCPAEVENYALDQNKSEEKVLLGGTPAGPLVALAFKLEEGRFGQLTYLRIYDGVIRKGDFIYNVNTGKKIKVPRLVRMHSNEMEDIQEAHAGQIVAVFGVDCASGDTFTDGSVKYTMTSMNVPEPVMSLAVNPISKDSGGQFSKALNRFQREDPTFRVGLDPESGQTIISGMGELHLDIYVERIRREYKVDAKVGKPRVNFRETITQRAEFDYLHKKQSGGQGQYGRVCGYIEPLPSGSDGKFEFDNMIIGQAIPSNFIPAIEKGFKEACNSGSLIGHPVENIRITLTDGASHAVDSSELAFKLAAIYAFRQCYTAAKPVILEPVMKVELKVPTEFQGTVTGDMNKRKGIIVGNDQEGDDTVVVCHVPLNNMFGYSTALRSMTQGKGEFTMEYMEHNTVSQDVQMQLVNSHKATKSPE; translated from the exons ATGGCCATGGCCCGTCGTTCCGCCTCCCACCTCCTCTGCTCCTTCCGCCCTTTCTCTCTACTCCTGCAGCCCCTGACCGATGCGCCCACGCCCGCAGCCGCGGCCGCAGCAGCATCGGCTCGACGGGCAATGTCCTCTGCGTCGGCTCTGCgggcacggggagacgacaaGGAGTTGGCTCGGTGGCGGGAGTCCATGGATCGGATGCGGAACATCGGGATATCCGCGCACATCGACTCCGGAAAGACGACACTGACGGAGCGGGTCTTGTACTACACTGGCCGGATCCATGAGATCCACGAGGTGCGTGGCCGTGATGGCGTCGGCGCAAAAATGGACTCCATGGATCTCGAACGCGAGAAGGGCATCACCATCCAGTCGGCCGCGACCTACTGTACCTGGAATGACTATCAG GTTAATATTATTGATACCCCAGGTCACGTGGATTTCACCATTGAGGTTGAAAGGGCCCTTCGTGTTCTTGATGGTGCTATACTTGTGCTATGTAGTGTCGGTGGCGTACAAAGTCAATCGATTACTGTCGATCGACAGATGAAAAGATATGAGATCCCAAGGGTTGCATTTATTAACAAGTTAGACCGTATGGGAGCCGATCCATGGAAAGTTCTTAACCAG GCTCGGTCTAAACTCCGGCACCACAGTGCAGCTCTACAAGTGCCCATAGGATTAGAAGAGGAGTTTGAGGGCCTTGTGGATCTTGTGGAGTTGAAGGCTTATAATTTCGAGGGTGGAAGTGG ACAGGATGTCGTTACATCTGATGTCCCATCCAACATGCAAGATTTAGTCACGGACAAGAGACGTGAACTTATTGAAGTTGTTTCAGAAGTCGATGATCAGCTTGCCGAAGCTTTTCTCAATGATGAGCCAATATCAGCTAATGAGCTTAAG GCTGCTATCCGAAGAGCAACAGTAGCACGCAAGTTCATACCAGTATACATGGGAAGTGCATTCAAAAATAAG GGTGTTCAACCTCTTCTTAATGGTGTGCTTGACTATCTACCTTGTCCAGCGGAAGTTGAAAACTACGCCCTCGACCAAAACAAATCAGAAGAGAAG GTCTTATTGGGTGGAACGCCAGCTGGGCCTCTTGTAGCATTAGCATTTAAGCTTGAGGAAGGCCGCTTTGGTCAGTTGACATATCTAAG AATCTACGATGGTGTGATACGGAAAGGTGATTTCATATACAATGTGAATACAGGAAAAAAGATCAAA GTTCCTCGTTTGGTAAGGATGCACTCCAATGAGATGGAG GATATTCAAGAAGCGCATGCTGGACAAATTGTTGCTGTGTTTGGTGTTGATTGCGCATCAG GTGATACATTTACAGACGGGTCGGTCAAATATACTATGACTTCAATGAATGTCCCTGAACCTGTGATGTCCTTGGCTGTTAACCCGATATCTAAAGATTCTGGTGGACAA TTTTCGAAAGCCCTGAATCGATTCCAGAGAGAAGATCCCACTTTCCGTGTAGGTCTGGATCCAGAGAGTGGACAG ACAATCATTTCTGGTATGGGTGAGTTGCATTTGGACATCTATGTTGAACGCATCAGGAGAGAGTACAAG GTTGATGCAAAGGTTGGGAAACCTCGTGTGAACTTCAGGGAAACTATCACTCAGCGTGCTGAGTTTGATTACTTGCACAAAAAGCAATCTGGCGGTCAAGGTCAATATGGACGAGTATGTGG GTATATTGAACCTCTTCCATCAGGTTCTGACGGTAAGTTCGAATTTGATAACATGATTATTGGACAAGCGATTCCGTCCAACTTCATACCAGCAATCGAGAAGGGTTTTAAGGAAGCTTGCAATTC GGGTTCATTGATAGGGCATCCAGTTGAGAATATCCGGATTACGCTGACCGATGGGGCTTCACATGCAGTGGATTCCAGTGAGCTTGCTTTTAAGCTAGCTGCTATCTATGCTTTTAGACAG TGTTACACTGCTGCTAAACCTGTAATACTAGAACCCGTGATGAAGGTGGAACTAAAAGTTCCAACAGAGTTTCAGGGCACAGTAACTGGGGACATGAACAA GAGAAAAGGTATTATTGTTGGAAATGATCAGGAAGGCGATGACACAGTTGTAGTATGCCAT GTTCCGCTAAACAATATGTTTGGATATTCAACAGCACTTCGTTCAATGACACAG GGAAAAGGTGAATTTACGATGGAGTATATGGAGCACAACACTGTCTCGCAGGATGTACAGATGCAGCTTGTAAATTCACACAAGGCCACTAAGAGCCCAGAGTGA